In Spinacia oleracea cultivar Varoflay chromosome 5, BTI_SOV_V1, whole genome shotgun sequence, a single window of DNA contains:
- the LOC130461906 gene encoding uncharacterized protein, producing MVYFKYHNTPGEETLSLMQDANSVDGAHFRSFPPVIGPFANINSSTEFSGPKSWYKESRDVNAFGGKTPKPVLVASHHRPCDEACSFQTLSTRLSRKETKWSSSPKFGVEPTYIPLYWEWLEDVLHHSRRTLASTHILDAVYASMYIYKCNSPVMQAFCESWCPTTNTLHTSVGEMSISLWDIYDLGGLPVTGLFYDEVVPSAVELEGSDDEHSLYLPYSCKYLFMALHYLSEKHKVTTITFETWCDFWFRGASKYFLASGNKKSVLPTLMKDFSSFNGPRSWSHKMYEAFRILRIPEAHHRQTYLAAFLSCWLCAFVLPVSDLGCIRPGSFKPASFLASGKETSLAIPVLTSIYHGLSKISNSPTPGKHRESFPAQYVYVWTAKYFRSHHIVTYDFVGAPLVGIQGLDSVIKSPDAKSLVSSGKDFNWLANSICGNSDEKREDDNHQPKQFTNFFISMRSCFLTLRFDNNYVVEPYSPHRFGRQFGFHQDVPGELVVQTQNITREHMYYLFQSSIRLHTRATFLVPCRTFNAQSRVTPSFTSWWESVISLTVASASKTPSPTNTRSKKRKGDGLNTQSKDKAAKSTTGSHRVKVRLASKVVNDGPSCDEHAGEKTVFDDIYDDGSELDLSPEEMETLQSDANIAEELNACGNTFASFPGQELMDDAIIDPKTPAATTSVPITSSESSSFNAQDMIAMVDRQAASFMINSIKEKLLNSPLATVHELTQEFEHIFSYIREKKIDISTTEAFIKGYIGCGSQLHNVQLGKRGNTALSDLEQQSSEMESSMKEDAITEHKKEEQMKSLQREIDQLQQVRAII from the exons ATGGTTTACTTCAAGTATCACAATACTCCGGGAGAAGAGACATTGTCGCTCATGCAAGACGCTAATTCGGTCGATGGAGCGCACTTTCGTTCATTTCCTCCTGTGATTGGTCCTTTTGCAAACATCAATTCTTCTACGGAGTTCTCGGGCCCAAAAAGCTGGTACAAGGAGAGTCGTGACGTTAATGCATTTGGTGGAAAAACACCTAAACCTGTACTTGTCGCTTCCCATCACCGTCCCTGCGATGAGGCGTGTTCTTTCCAGACATTATCTACGCGTTTGTCCCGCAAGGAGACCAAATGGAGTTCTAGTCCGAAATTTGGAGTCGAGCCAACATACATCCCTCTTTATTGGGAATGGTTAGAAGATGTCCTGCACCATTCCAGACGCACACTTGCTAGCACCCATATTCTTGATGCCGTCTATGCTTCTATGTATATCTACAAGTGTAATTCTCCTGTCATGCAGGCTTTTTGCGAATCCTGGTGTCCTACGACAAATACCTTGCACACTTCAGTCGGAGAAATGTCAATCAGTCTTTGGGACATATACGACCTTGGTGGGCTTCCCGTAACTGGCCTTTTTTATGACGAGGTCGTCCCTTCTGCAGTTGAATTGGAAGGCTCCGACGATGAGCACAGTCTATACCTCCCTTACAGTTGCAAATATTTGTTCATGGCTTTGCATTATCTTTCTGAGAAACACAAGGTGACAACTATAACGTTCGAGACTTGGTGTGATTTTTGGTTTCGCGGTGCATCAAAGTATTTCTTGGCATCTGGCAACAAGAAGTCTGTCCTTCCAACACTTATGAAAGACTTCAGTTCCTTTAATGGTCCTCGATCGTGGAGTCATAAGATGTACGAAGCCTTTCGCATCCTACGGATTCCCGAAGCGCATCATCGACAAACATATTTGGCTGCctttctttcatgttggctttgtGCCTTTGTTTTGCCGGTGTCAGATTTGGGTTGCATCCGTCCTGGATCTTTCAAACCTGCGTCATTTCTTGCAAGTGGAAAAGAGACTTCTTTGGCGATCCCTGTTTTGACGAGCATCTACCACGGATTGAGCAAAATTTCGAATTCTCCTACCCCAGGCAAACATCGCGAGTCCTTCCCCGCACAATATGTGTATGTCTGGACCGCTAAGTACTTTCGGAGTCATCACATCGTCACCTACGATTTTGTTGGTGCTCCCCTGGTTGGAATTCAAGGCCTTGACTCTGTCATAAAGTCTCCAGATGCTAAATCGCTAGTTTCTTCGGGTAAGGATTTCAATTGGCTTGCTAACTCAATTTGTGGTAATTCAGATGAGAAGCGTGAAGACGACAACCATCAACCAAAGCAATTCACAAACTTCTTCATTAGCATGCGATCGTGTTTTCTGACCTTGAGGTTCGACAACAACTACGTGGTTGAGCCATACAGTCCTCATCGATTCGGTCGGCAATTCGGATTTCACCAAGATGTGCCAGGCGAATTAGTAGTCCAGACACAAAACATCACCCGAGAGCACATGTACTATCTTTTTCAGTCCAGCATTCGTCTGCATACTAGGGCTACTTTTTTGGTCCCTTGCCGGACTTTTAATGCCCAATCTCGAGTCACTCCAAGCTTTACATCATGGTGGGAATCAGTTATTTCTTTAACTGTGGCTTCTGCTTCAAAAACTCCCAGCCCAACGAACACCAGGTCTAAAAAGAGAAAGGGTGACGGTCTTAATACTCAGTCGAAAGATAAAGCTGCCAAGTCTACAACTGGCTCTCATAGGGTTAAAGTTAGGCTAGCGAGCAAAGTTGTTAATGACGGGCCCTCTTGTGATGAGCACGCAGGAGAGAAGACAGTTTTCGACGATATTTACGACGACGGATCCGAACTTGACTTATCTCCCGAAGAGATGGAG ACTCTTCAAAGTGACGCGAACATAGCAGAAGAGCTTAATGCGTGCGGGAATACATTTGCCTCATTTCCCGGACAAGAGTTAATGGATGATGCTATCATTGACCCCAAAACTCCGGCGGCAACCACAAGTGTTCCTATTACATCGAGCGAGTCTTCTTCTTTTAATGCTCAAGACATGATCGCTATGGTAGACCGACAGGCTGCAAGCTTCATGATCAATTCAATAAAAGAAAAGTTGCTGAACTCTCCCTTAGCCACAGTTCACGAACTAACTCAAGAGTTTGAACATATTTTCTCTTACATCAGAGAGAAGAAGATTGACATTTCTACCACCGAAGCTTTTATCAAGGGCTACATTGGATGCGGTTCTCAGCTTCACAACGTACAACTAGGGAAAAGAGGAAATACCGCCCTTAGCGACCTGGAACAACAATCTTCGGAGATGGAGTCGAGCATGAAGGAAGATGCAATTACTGAGCATAAAAAGGAGGAGCAGATGAAATCTCTTCAAAGGGAGATAGATCAACTTCAGCAAGTACGGGCAATAATATAG